The following proteins are co-located in the Planctomycetia bacterium genome:
- a CDS encoding ATP-grasp domain-containing protein, translating to MDQQEKMPVILIGASTRAMAYSCLRAGLQPFCVDLFADKDLMAVASVSNISLAEYPMGMVQAVEQFPLHWSVIYTGGIENHPQVYRAIEQQRPVWGYTHPNPLHGNSIRNPKYLDVLAAEHRLHRPKHMWNNPPTQGVWLKKPLASAGGRGIQYWSQNEPVSPSHYLEEFLEGVPFSAIFLHNKQGTRYLGCSRQLIGTPWLHAPSLFSYCGNIGSIQLDSSSDDYLLHLGSILTKHDPFLAGLFGVDFIVNDNQINLIEVNPRYTASVELLELASGQSYIAKHVQTYHESFGSKQSSTSVQLIGKAVYYAPSDCVFPHEAPYFNQQIDDLWRIPQCADIPTAGILFAKGQPVLTLYAQGADELEIVHRLREKAIELDELLFHRFST from the coding sequence TTTGATGGCCGTTGCCAGTGTTTCGAACATTTCCTTGGCTGAGTATCCGATGGGGATGGTGCAGGCAGTGGAGCAATTTCCCCTTCATTGGTCTGTCATCTATACGGGAGGTATTGAAAACCATCCGCAAGTTTACCGAGCGATTGAGCAACAACGACCCGTCTGGGGTTACACTCACCCAAATCCACTGCACGGCAACTCGATTCGGAATCCGAAATATCTGGATGTACTTGCTGCAGAACATAGGTTACATCGCCCCAAACATATGTGGAATAATCCACCGACCCAAGGTGTGTGGCTCAAAAAGCCTTTGGCAAGTGCTGGTGGTCGAGGTATTCAATATTGGTCGCAAAATGAACCTGTCTCTCCTTCTCATTATCTTGAAGAATTTTTGGAAGGTGTTCCCTTCTCTGCCATCTTCCTGCACAACAAGCAGGGAACCAGATACCTCGGCTGTTCCAGACAACTGATCGGCACCCCATGGCTGCATGCGCCATCACTATTCAGCTACTGTGGCAATATCGGGTCTATTCAACTGGATAGCTCAAGCGACGATTATTTATTGCATCTTGGCTCAATTCTTACAAAACATGACCCATTTCTTGCAGGTTTGTTTGGCGTCGACTTTATCGTGAATGACAATCAGATCAATCTGATTGAAGTGAACCCTCGATACACGGCATCGGTTGAATTACTCGAGCTGGCATCCGGTCAATCGTATATTGCCAAACATGTTCAAACTTACCATGAGTCATTCGGCTCGAAGCAATCTTCAACATCTGTTCAATTGATTGGTAAAGCCGTTTATTACGCACCTTCAGATTGTGTTTTTCCACACGAAGCACCTTACTTCAACCAGCAAATCGACGATCTCTGGCGAATTCCACAATGTGCAGATATCCCCACAGCAGGTATTCTGTTTGCCAAAGGCCAGCCTGTGCTCACACTCTACGCACAAGGAGCCGACGAACTTGAAATTGTTCATCGACTCCGAGAGAAAGCCATCGAATTAGATGAGTTACTTTTTCATCGGTTTTCCACTTAA
- the ffh gene encoding signal recognition particle protein translates to MFDGLQKSLSNAFKAITGRGRLSAANIKEGLATVRQALLDADVNFNVTNAFIERVSTRAVGQDVIDSIRPEEQIIKIVYDELCALMGPVDHTIHFAKDRPSVIMLCGLQGSGKTTTCGKLAKMLQARGKKPLMVAADMQRPAAIDQLHVLGEQLQIPVHSRSAAKPLDVCLNGIKEARLKGYDTVILDTAGRLHVAEMPMDELKSIDKQAKPDEVFFVCDSMTGQDAVNSAKAFNEALELNGIILTKLDGDSRGGAALSIKEVTGVPIKFVGIGEKLDKLEEFHPDRMAQRILGQGDMMSLVEKVVQAQQHITEEERIKQQEKLAKGDFTLDDFRKQFAMVHQLGMKNMMGMLPGMSEMMKDVDEDPDKVMTRFQGMIDSMTPAEKKNPDLIDLSRRRRIATGAGVQAHEIKKFLEQFQVARTVARQMNSMSLMQKMKMMMGMGKAGMFDPGGLMTQKQKIGTGHRKTAKERAEERKKKKKKR, encoded by the coding sequence ATGTTCGACGGTTTGCAAAAAAGTCTCTCGAATGCCTTCAAAGCTATTACCGGCCGTGGCAGATTGAGTGCCGCCAATATCAAGGAAGGTCTTGCGACGGTCAGACAAGCCTTGCTTGATGCAGATGTTAATTTCAACGTAACCAATGCCTTCATCGAACGGGTCAGTACCCGTGCTGTCGGACAGGATGTGATTGACAGCATCCGACCAGAAGAACAGATCATCAAGATCGTTTATGATGAACTCTGCGCGCTGATGGGGCCTGTGGATCATACGATCCATTTTGCCAAGGATCGTCCATCGGTCATTATGCTGTGTGGCTTGCAGGGTTCCGGTAAAACCACCACCTGCGGCAAGCTGGCCAAGATGCTGCAGGCTCGTGGCAAGAAGCCATTGATGGTAGCTGCTGACATGCAGCGACCTGCTGCCATCGACCAGTTACATGTTCTTGGCGAACAACTGCAGATTCCTGTGCACAGCCGTAGTGCTGCAAAGCCTCTGGATGTCTGTCTCAATGGCATCAAGGAAGCCCGGCTGAAGGGTTACGATACTGTTATTCTCGATACCGCTGGCCGTCTGCACGTTGCGGAAATGCCGATGGATGAGCTGAAGTCCATCGACAAGCAGGCCAAGCCCGATGAAGTATTCTTTGTCTGCGATTCGATGACAGGTCAGGATGCTGTCAATTCAGCGAAAGCCTTCAATGAGGCATTGGAACTAAATGGCATCATCCTGACCAAGCTGGATGGCGACTCACGAGGCGGTGCGGCACTCTCCATTAAAGAAGTAACCGGTGTACCCATCAAATTTGTGGGTATTGGTGAAAAGCTCGACAAGCTGGAAGAATTCCACCCAGATCGCATGGCACAACGTATTCTCGGCCAAGGCGATATGATGAGCCTGGTAGAGAAAGTTGTACAGGCTCAACAGCACATTACTGAAGAAGAGAGGATCAAACAGCAGGAAAAGCTGGCCAAGGGCGATTTCACGCTGGATGATTTCCGCAAGCAGTTTGCCATGGTTCATCAATTGGGCATGAAGAACATGATGGGCATGTTGCCTGGCATGTCGGAAATGATGAAGGATGTTGATGAAGACCCAGACAAGGTGATGACTCGTTTTCAGGGCATGATTGATTCGATGACGCCAGCGGAAAAGAAGAACCCTGATCTTATCGACCTCAGTCGCCGTCGCCGTATTGCCACCGGTGCAGGCGTTCAAGCACATGAGATCAAGAAGTTTCTGGAACAATTCCAGGTCGCACGTACGGTGGCTCGTCAGATGAACTCGATGAGCCTGATGCAGAAGATGAAGATGATGATGGGTATGGGCAAGGCCGGCATGTTCGATCCAGGCGGCTTAATGACACAGAAGCAGAAAATTGGTACTGGTCATCGCAAAACCGCCAAAGAACGAGCGGAAGAGCGAAAAAAAAAGAAGAAGAAACGCTGA
- the mtnA gene encoding S-methyl-5-thioribose-1-phosphate isomerase — protein MLYRSLAWQGDALGELRLLDQTRLPGETIYRHCTTIEQVWQAIRELCVRGAPAIGVSAAYGVVLGVRAFVHPTLETVKQATNYLRTSRPTAVNLFWALDRMDAAAEKYFHKPEGQLIELLLATAQDIEDEDVETSRSIGEFGSHLIPDGGGVLTHCNTGALATAEYGTALAAIIMAWEQGKRFTVFADETRPLLQGARLTAWELQQHGIPCTLICDNMAAQVMREGKVQLAIVGADRIAANGDTANKIGTYGVAILCNYHKLPFFVAAPQSTFDLNLADGTGIPIEQRHADEITQAFGKRTAPVDVAIYNPAFDVTPASLISGIVTEHGIIQPVNAEEIARRLR, from the coding sequence ATGTTGTACCGCTCACTAGCGTGGCAAGGCGATGCCCTGGGTGAATTGCGCCTGCTCGATCAGACTCGGTTGCCTGGAGAAACCATTTATCGCCATTGCACGACCATTGAACAGGTCTGGCAAGCCATCAGGGAATTGTGCGTACGCGGAGCGCCAGCGATCGGTGTTTCGGCAGCGTATGGTGTGGTATTAGGCGTGCGTGCTTTCGTACACCCCACGCTGGAAACTGTAAAACAGGCAACCAATTACCTGCGTACGAGCCGACCTACCGCCGTCAATTTGTTCTGGGCGCTTGATCGCATGGATGCCGCGGCGGAAAAATACTTCCATAAGCCTGAAGGACAGCTGATTGAACTGTTACTGGCCACGGCTCAAGATATTGAAGATGAAGACGTAGAAACCTCTCGCAGCATTGGAGAATTTGGGTCACATCTCATTCCCGATGGTGGCGGCGTGTTGACTCATTGCAACACCGGCGCACTGGCCACCGCAGAGTATGGCACTGCGTTAGCTGCCATCATCATGGCCTGGGAACAGGGGAAAAGGTTTACCGTCTTTGCAGATGAAACTCGGCCATTGCTTCAAGGTGCGAGATTGACCGCCTGGGAATTGCAACAGCATGGCATCCCCTGCACCCTCATTTGCGATAACATGGCTGCTCAGGTCATGCGGGAAGGGAAAGTGCAACTGGCCATCGTGGGAGCGGACCGTATCGCAGCTAATGGTGATACTGCCAACAAGATTGGTACCTATGGCGTTGCTATTCTCTGCAACTATCACAAGCTGCCGTTTTTTGTTGCAGCCCCACAAAGCACTTTCGATCTGAATCTGGCAGATGGTACAGGTATTCCCATTGAACAGCGTCATGCCGATGAGATCACCCAGGCTTTTGGCAAACGCACTGCACCGGTTGATGTAGCAATCTACAATCCAGCGTTCGATGTCACCCCCGCATCATTAATTTCGGGCATCGTCACCGAACATGGCATCATTCAGCCCGTTAATGCTGAAGAGATTGCCCGTCGGCTGCGCTGA
- the glnE gene encoding bifunctional [glutamate--ammonia ligase]-adenylyl-L-tyrosine phosphorylase/[glutamate--ammonia-ligase] adenylyltransferase, whose product MNSESASAECVSFLLAAGIHDISRGERNYASLEKLLGQEQLQRCLPLWQSLLARSADPDMALNNLERFLSTENAVPLLEEILSHHPDAIETLINLMGTSQFLSDTLMTQPAAIAMLGFPLSRTPTKEELITELQAEVSSSYEDSTVLRVIRNYRARQLLRIGINDIMRDRPLEEVTADIAYVAEAAVNVALTQAERTVRKRFGNPVSVHGQFGKMIVLAFGKLGGGELNYSSDIDLMIVYDEDGQTDGKLQVTLEEYYSRVTTEMLRLLTAAPAAYRVDFRLRPEGQRGPLVRSLSSTLSYYDTLGRTWERQALIKVRPIAGDSELGTRFLQAIEPFIYRKYLAFAEISEVKAIKRKIEQRALRQGDDTRDVKTGYGGIRDIEFVIQFLQLLNGGELPAVRNNNTLHAITALLRADCLTPTEGEILEKGYRFLRRTEHRLQLLSDLQTHHLPDRPEELRRLAIRLGYYDQAETAQSQFLSDFRQVTTLNRKVLNHLLHDAFADAAQIDSPETDLILLPEDQNDRAATTLKRFGFRDSATALRNIQLLAEEPVPFLPTRRCRHFLASIIRKLLLALSETPDPDMALTNLEKVTASLGAKGVLWELFSFNEPSLKLYVELCASSQYLSQILMSHPGMIDELLDSLVLNQPRTRDDLQRELQELCQGADPELINRILHSFQNKELLRIGVQDILSKRPLRDTLASLSDLAQTLLHQIVHREYQLLCRRWGVPRMPDSDRACRFAIVGLGKLGGREMSYQSDLDLILIYEADGKTDSSNGQSTDNIHFFSELAQRMIKSLGHHGPLGRLYQVDMRLRPTGKSGSLVVPLEGFRKYYAEGEAQLWERQALTRARIVEGEPVFSDIVLQVIHEATYLSEWSPAVIDEILSMRIRMEASRSETDLKRGKGGIVDVEFLVQSFLLKYGCQYSSIRQPNIWEALTALMQVKLIDQETYRLVHDHYTFLRTIESRLRMLHHQSLESLPASSVDMLTLVRRMGYLETDADRAIQSFKSTLTMQTEQMRKVFLEMMAQERNISAADGQSLQH is encoded by the coding sequence ATGAATTCAGAATCAGCATCGGCTGAATGCGTGTCGTTTCTGCTTGCAGCAGGCATTCATGACATTAGCCGGGGTGAGCGGAATTATGCTTCACTGGAGAAGCTGTTGGGACAGGAACAACTGCAGCGCTGTCTGCCTTTGTGGCAAAGCCTGCTGGCTCGCAGTGCAGACCCCGATATGGCACTGAACAACCTGGAGCGGTTTCTTTCCACCGAGAATGCTGTGCCACTTCTCGAAGAAATTCTCTCACACCATCCCGATGCGATTGAAACCTTGATCAATCTGATGGGCACCAGCCAGTTTCTCAGCGATACGCTGATGACTCAGCCTGCAGCGATTGCCATGCTGGGTTTTCCACTCAGTCGCACGCCAACCAAAGAGGAATTGATTACAGAATTGCAGGCCGAGGTCAGCTCCAGTTACGAAGATTCCACGGTGTTGCGGGTAATTCGCAATTATCGAGCCAGGCAATTGCTGCGTATTGGCATCAACGACATCATGCGGGATAGGCCTCTGGAGGAAGTAACTGCAGATATTGCTTATGTTGCAGAAGCTGCAGTGAATGTTGCCTTGACTCAAGCCGAGCGAACCGTTCGAAAAAGGTTTGGCAATCCGGTCTCGGTGCATGGACAGTTTGGCAAAATGATTGTGTTGGCATTTGGGAAGCTCGGTGGAGGAGAACTGAATTACTCCAGCGATATCGACCTGATGATTGTATACGACGAAGATGGCCAGACGGATGGAAAATTGCAGGTTACCCTAGAAGAGTATTACAGCAGGGTGACTACCGAGATGTTGCGATTGCTGACCGCAGCGCCTGCGGCATACCGAGTCGATTTTCGACTTCGGCCTGAAGGGCAACGTGGTCCACTGGTTCGCAGCCTGAGCAGTACGCTCAGTTATTACGATACGCTGGGCCGCACCTGGGAACGCCAGGCTTTAATCAAGGTCAGACCTATCGCGGGTGATTCAGAGCTGGGGACTCGATTCCTGCAAGCCATCGAACCTTTCATTTATCGCAAGTACCTGGCTTTCGCTGAAATCAGTGAAGTGAAGGCCATCAAACGGAAAATCGAACAGCGTGCACTAAGGCAAGGCGATGATACACGCGATGTAAAGACAGGCTACGGTGGCATACGTGATATCGAATTCGTCATTCAGTTTCTGCAGTTGCTTAATGGTGGTGAATTGCCTGCAGTGCGTAACAACAACACGCTGCACGCCATCACTGCATTGCTCCGAGCAGACTGCCTGACCCCCACCGAAGGGGAAATTCTGGAAAAGGGCTACCGTTTCTTGCGTAGGACAGAACATCGACTGCAATTACTGAGCGACTTGCAGACGCATCATTTGCCCGACCGCCCGGAGGAACTGCGCCGGCTTGCTATCCGATTGGGATATTACGACCAGGCAGAAACCGCGCAATCGCAGTTCTTGAGCGATTTCCGACAGGTCACCACGCTGAACCGGAAAGTGCTGAACCATCTCCTGCATGATGCATTTGCAGATGCTGCACAGATCGATTCTCCGGAAACAGATCTGATACTGTTGCCTGAAGATCAAAACGACCGTGCAGCAACTACGCTTAAGCGGTTCGGATTTCGAGACTCAGCCACTGCATTACGAAATATTCAATTGCTTGCCGAGGAACCTGTACCGTTTCTGCCAACCCGCCGCTGTCGTCATTTTCTGGCCAGCATTATCCGCAAGCTGCTTCTGGCTTTATCAGAAACGCCTGATCCTGATATGGCATTAACCAATCTGGAAAAAGTGACTGCATCGCTGGGGGCCAAGGGGGTGCTTTGGGAACTGTTCAGTTTCAATGAACCGAGTCTGAAGCTGTATGTCGAGTTGTGTGCGTCCAGTCAGTATCTGTCGCAGATTCTGATGAGTCATCCGGGTATGATTGATGAGCTATTGGATTCGCTGGTGCTGAATCAACCCAGGACCAGGGATGATCTGCAGCGGGAACTTCAGGAACTCTGCCAGGGTGCCGATCCGGAATTGATCAATCGCATTCTGCACAGTTTTCAGAACAAGGAACTGCTTCGCATCGGCGTGCAGGACATCCTGAGCAAACGGCCTTTACGAGATACCCTGGCATCTCTTTCCGATCTGGCCCAGACACTGTTGCATCAGATCGTCCATCGGGAATACCAGTTGTTGTGTAGGCGATGGGGAGTACCTCGGATGCCCGATTCCGACAGGGCGTGCAGGTTTGCCATCGTGGGGCTGGGAAAGCTTGGCGGCAGGGAGATGAGTTATCAAAGCGATCTCGACCTGATCCTGATTTATGAAGCAGATGGTAAGACCGATTCGAGTAATGGACAATCGACCGACAATATTCACTTTTTCAGCGAGCTGGCTCAACGGATGATCAAGTCTTTGGGACATCACGGGCCGCTGGGCAGGTTGTATCAGGTAGATATGCGGCTTCGGCCAACGGGAAAGTCGGGAAGTCTGGTGGTGCCACTGGAAGGTTTCCGAAAGTATTATGCTGAAGGCGAGGCACAGCTTTGGGAAAGACAGGCGTTAACCCGCGCCAGAATAGTGGAAGGGGAACCAGTATTTTCTGATATCGTGCTGCAAGTGATTCATGAAGCGACTTATCTTTCAGAATGGTCACCAGCAGTAATTGATGAAATTCTGTCGATGCGAATAAGAATGGAAGCCAGTCGATCAGAAACAGACCTCAAGCGTGGAAAGGGTGGCATTGTCGATGTCGAATTCCTGGTTCAATCCTTTCTGCTGAAATATGGATGCCAATATTCATCTATTCGGCAGCCCAATATCTGGGAAGCTCTTACTGCGCTGATGCAGGTGAAATTAATCGATCAGGAAACATATAGACTGGTTCATGATCATTACACTTTTCTCAGAACGATTGAAAGCCGACTGCGGATGCTGCATCATCAATCTTTGGAAAGTCTGCCGGCTTCATCGGTAGATATGCTGACGTTGGTCAGGCGGATGGGGTATCTGGAAACAGATGCTGATCGGGCTATTCAGAGTTTCAAGTCTACTTTAACCATGCAGACAGAGCAGATGCGAAAAGTATTTCTGGAAATGATGGCACAAGAGCGGAATATCAGCGCAGCCGACGGGCAATCTCTTCAGCATTAA
- a CDS encoding S8 family serine peptidase yields MQPHWPVSLNELMQHPQATGQGVRVGIIDTGIDQATLQQQGYASAIEGSIFEPGKTLPYEGLQSAPHGTAVAGLILLHAPQATLISADVFSSSGYCDVETLIRAIEWCVHEARCHVLNISLGITEDRLFPIQRRWQLQRIIEECYHRDVISVAAAHNDHPHSRSFPAIMGAPLIGVSRGKSDKHAVQLCYSPNERVEFQATASSNLNFLTQTPASSWATAHVSALIAKLLSLKPGLKPFEVKSALYHMASEVTT; encoded by the coding sequence TTGCAACCCCACTGGCCTGTCAGTTTGAATGAATTGATGCAGCATCCCCAGGCAACCGGGCAGGGGGTGCGGGTTGGTATCATTGATACGGGCATCGATCAGGCTACACTGCAACAGCAGGGTTATGCATCAGCTATTGAGGGCAGTATCTTCGAACCAGGCAAAACACTTCCATACGAGGGCTTGCAGAGCGCTCCGCATGGGACTGCGGTAGCCGGTCTCATACTGCTACATGCGCCACAAGCAACACTCATCTCAGCTGATGTATTCAGCTCGTCAGGTTATTGTGATGTCGAAACACTCATTCGAGCTATCGAATGGTGTGTTCACGAGGCGCGTTGCCATGTCTTGAATATCTCGCTGGGCATTACGGAAGACAGGCTGTTTCCCATCCAGAGGCGCTGGCAACTTCAGCGTATTATCGAAGAGTGTTACCACCGGGATGTGATATCGGTGGCTGCAGCACATAATGATCATCCCCATTCGCGCAGTTTTCCTGCCATCATGGGAGCTCCGCTGATAGGTGTCAGCCGTGGGAAATCGGATAAACATGCAGTGCAGTTATGTTATTCACCTAACGAACGGGTGGAATTTCAAGCCACTGCCAGCAGTAATCTGAATTTTCTGACACAGACTCCTGCTTCCAGTTGGGCAACAGCCCATGTCTCTGCTCTCATTGCCAAATTGCTGTCGCTAAAGCCTGGGTTGAAACCCTTTGAAGTGAAATCAGCTCTGTATCACATGGCCTCCGAGGTAACGACATGA
- a CDS encoding response regulator, whose translation METVLIVDDESSVRTTLTEWLQGSQLNLKVLAANDAAAALQLANQHQIDLAILDWNLGAGLNGLQLLEDLHEFQSDLTAILITGYASQATPLDALRLGIRDYLDKSHDLTKDFFLSAVRRQLEHLRPRKREREIHQQLSRFRALVQEALPRLETASVLHQDGIHLDEVARAVMMLAQRLTDASAGLLIVRDTASQNLGKENIQVFDIQGSRVEVWRGWRYAQSLAAAVCSMSNEGLLTSLASTRHLSGVQLSPTESKHSQLLGLTMHTSQACVAIVELFDKKGDVKAFDSEDKDRLRALQPMAGLLLKLVLGERESQRMLYSTLQAALQESKRFTGELTKSAGAQGSDVFRSQVQKAGSVTGQQVEHWADLLQRLSQKYGADAVNRIEAMLHQVESLLDDVTRLPSS comes from the coding sequence ATGGAAACTGTTCTCATCGTTGATGATGAGTCGTCCGTTCGGACCACACTGACCGAATGGTTGCAAGGCAGCCAGTTGAACTTGAAAGTATTGGCAGCAAACGATGCAGCAGCAGCATTGCAACTGGCCAACCAGCATCAGATTGATCTGGCAATTCTCGATTGGAACCTCGGTGCTGGGCTGAACGGTCTACAACTGCTCGAAGACCTGCACGAGTTCCAAAGTGATCTGACTGCTATCCTGATCACCGGTTATGCAAGCCAGGCGACGCCGCTGGATGCACTTCGGCTCGGAATACGGGATTATCTTGATAAAAGTCACGACCTGACGAAAGATTTCTTCCTTTCCGCAGTTCGCAGGCAACTGGAACACCTGCGGCCCCGCAAACGGGAACGGGAAATTCATCAGCAGTTGTCCCGTTTTCGGGCACTGGTGCAGGAAGCACTGCCCAGGCTGGAAACAGCCAGTGTATTGCATCAGGACGGTATACATCTGGATGAAGTCGCACGGGCAGTGATGATGTTGGCACAGCGACTTACGGATGCCAGTGCTGGGTTACTGATTGTCAGAGATACTGCCAGCCAGAACTTGGGGAAGGAGAATATCCAGGTTTTTGATATCCAAGGCAGCCGAGTGGAAGTCTGGCGTGGTTGGCGTTATGCACAGTCACTAGCAGCAGCAGTTTGCAGCATGTCGAATGAGGGGTTGCTCACCTCTCTTGCTTCCACAAGGCATCTCAGTGGCGTACAGCTATCGCCAACGGAATCAAAACATTCCCAGTTGCTCGGCCTGACAATGCATACGAGCCAGGCGTGTGTAGCCATCGTTGAATTGTTCGACAAAAAAGGTGATGTCAAAGCTTTTGATAGCGAAGACAAGGATCGGCTTCGAGCTTTGCAGCCCATGGCAGGATTACTGCTCAAACTGGTCCTGGGGGAACGTGAATCACAGCGGATGTTGTACAGCACCCTGCAAGCAGCTTTACAGGAGAGTAAACGTTTTACTGGAGAGTTGACGAAATCAGCCGGTGCACAGGGCAGTGATGTATTCAGATCGCAGGTTCAGAAGGCAGGTTCGGTCACCGGACAACAGGTGGAACACTGGGCTGATCTGCTTCAGCGATTGTCACAGAAGTATGGTGCAGATGCTGTCAATCGTATTGAGGCAATGCTGCATCAGGTGGAAAGCCTGCTCGATGATGTCACCCGTCTTCCTTCATCATGA
- a CDS encoding nucleotidyltransferase family protein, whose product MEAVILAAGLGTRLRPHTETTPKPLLPVQGRPILDWILAALPDSVERIVVVVNHLAEQIEEYLKQQRHFSHWSTVRQEVPRGTGDAFRSCFPKLTGNKYLVMNADDLFAAADLKLLCEKEAGLLVHPVDTPRQFGIAFPKPDGTLDKLVEKPELDGTRMANVGVYLFPEKVKQLELKLSPRGEYEITDYVTQLAERGTVHLVPARFWLPIGTVAAWEHAQTQDLSPCKRGSGFQS is encoded by the coding sequence ATGGAAGCTGTCATCCTCGCTGCAGGACTGGGCACCCGTCTCCGCCCGCATACTGAAACGACCCCCAAGCCGCTCTTGCCGGTGCAGGGCAGGCCCATTCTTGACTGGATACTTGCCGCCTTGCCTGATTCGGTCGAACGCATTGTCGTGGTCGTCAATCACCTGGCGGAACAGATTGAAGAATATCTGAAACAGCAACGACACTTTTCCCACTGGTCCACCGTTCGCCAGGAAGTGCCACGAGGCACCGGCGATGCTTTTCGTTCTTGCTTCCCCAAGCTCACCGGCAATAAGTATCTTGTCATGAATGCCGACGACCTCTTTGCCGCTGCTGACTTGAAACTTCTCTGTGAGAAGGAAGCTGGGTTGCTGGTGCATCCCGTTGATACTCCTCGACAGTTCGGTATCGCCTTCCCCAAGCCCGATGGCACGCTCGATAAGCTGGTCGAGAAACCTGAACTGGACGGCACCCGCATGGCCAACGTGGGTGTCTACCTGTTTCCTGAAAAAGTGAAACAACTGGAACTCAAACTCTCGCCCCGAGGCGAATACGAGATTACCGATTACGTCACCCAGTTGGCTGAGAGAGGAACGGTCCACCTGGTTCCCGCCCGGTTCTGGCTGCCCATTGGCACCGTAGCCGCCTGGGAACATGCCCAGACTCAGGATTTGTCTCCGTGCAAACGTGGGTCAGGATTCCAATCCTGA
- a CDS encoding DinB family protein, whose product MFNTPQEAIAYSLRSSKLMFHRYVDDLKSEEYQHRPCLGANNAAWIIGHLTCVDRAQLRKLGVPKLPELPDGFVERFATTRAAATGTSADFGDPHELVRHFDNHRDLLVQTVEKLPATTLKDSPPMESPLFSDQGESLLFLGAHTAMHLGQLSIIRRSLGRPPLA is encoded by the coding sequence ATGTTCAACACCCCGCAGGAAGCGATTGCCTACAGTTTGCGTTCATCGAAGTTGATGTTTCACCGCTATGTGGATGATCTGAAATCGGAAGAATATCAGCATCGGCCTTGCCTAGGTGCCAACAACGCTGCATGGATCATAGGCCACCTGACCTGCGTTGATCGAGCACAGCTCAGAAAGCTGGGCGTTCCCAAACTGCCTGAACTGCCTGATGGTTTTGTTGAGCGTTTTGCAACCACGCGTGCTGCTGCCACGGGAACCTCGGCAGATTTTGGCGATCCTCACGAACTGGTCAGGCACTTTGATAACCATCGCGATCTGCTCGTGCAGACGGTGGAGAAACTGCCTGCAACGACGTTGAAAGATTCGCCACCCATGGAATCGCCCCTCTTCAGCGATCAGGGTGAATCACTGTTATTCCTGGGTGCCCACACTGCCATGCACCTGGGCCAATTATCCATCATTCGAAGAAGCCTGGGGCGCCCACCGCTGGCTTGA